The Parambassis ranga chromosome 14, fParRan2.1, whole genome shotgun sequence genome includes a window with the following:
- the cfap58 gene encoding cilia- and flagella-associated protein 58 codes for MEGAGPSGDAFVSLEEFQTVLSELIGDQSMDTIRLEYEKLINALKKSQDNEKRLMSKCRELNAEIVSTSTKVAAALKLSQEDEATITSIKRELDKAWKMVDAAHDREKRNKETIRNLNEEISNLTKMTEQQAGLSVSQEQSELLKMNEELATERDQLLTTVEGLRDKLNKATATQQEIEAEREKALENISQLQQELQVQQNEISREMRLKEKLDKEVKQLHTDMEAKMGDIKALNLQGQKAKEEQQRLEQQLKELKVLNERYIKDLEQVQTKNAKLQQECEQLSSTKDHLSLENQQTANMLKMREEEVSQMRQEVAKQTKVREVIQKKFHQMEEQKADVDVQKETLKAQIAGLEKDLESSQKQVEVDKKSIDELIRERDILNKNLIKAVRSTEKQQDIVKLLEQDKKTLEHEISGYRQEAQKQRKIIQQLEKERDRYINETSSLMQKVQQRINDVEVREMEIFDWKKKVTEAECKLKQQENLLESVVTERNLYSKNLIEAQEEIAEIRRKMKTMTNQVTRLGDEITGKELALAKDQQEYKRLEKDNETLKGELQALNLQLEETKQCVESQRTEQHKLQKIIADADTEQVQQKKQLEQVSRERDNLGKQLLQRNDERALLYEKIRIQHSILSKGDFHYKQRMEDIRLLKLEIKNLRRKKSVLDKNLPNIEDLRQELFHLQQQLQKERARNSTLEEQLKPINIHRWRQLEVKEFIQECLCGRI; via the exons ATGGAG GGGGCAGGACCATCAGGAGATGCGTTCGTGTCTTTGGAGGAGTTCCAAACGGTCCTCAGTGAGCTCATTGGGGACCAGAGTATGGACACGATCCGGTTGGAGTATGAAAAACTCATCAATGCCCTGAAGAAGTCACAAGACAATGAGAAGAGGCTGATGTCTAAGTGCAGGGAGCTTAATGCAGAGATTGTGTCCACCTCTACTAAAGTGGCAGCTGCACTGAAACTGTCCCAAGAGGATGAAGCAACAATAACCTCAATAAAGAGG GAGTTGGATAAAGCTTGGAAAATGGTTGATGCTGCTCATGATAGGGAGAAGAGGAACAAAGAGACCATCAGGAATTTAAATGAAGAAATTTCCAACCTCACAAAAATGACTGAACAACAGGCTGGCTTGTCTGTGAGCCAAGAACAGAG cGAGCTGCTTAAAATGAATGAAGAGTTGGCTACAGAGCGGGATCAGCTGCTGACAACAGTGGAGGGTCTGAGAGACAAGCTGAATAAGGCCACTGCAACCCAGCAAGAGATAgaggcggagagagagaaagcctTGGAGAATATTTCACAG CTCCAGCAGGAACTTCAGGTACAACAAAATGAGATTTCCCGGGAGATGAGGCTGAAGGAAAAGCTAGACAAAGAAGTAAAGCAGCTGCACACTGACATGGAGGCCAAGATGGGTGACATCAAGGCTCTCAATCTGCAGGGCCAAAAGGCCAAAGAGGAGCAACagaggctggagcagcagctaAAGGAGCTCAAG GTTTTGAATGAGCGCTACATCAAGGATCTGGAGCAGGTGCAGACAAAGAATGCTAAACTGCAGCAGGAGTGCGAGCAGCTCTCATCAACCAAAGATCATCTCTCCTTGGAAAATCAACAGACTGCAAACATGCTTAAG atgagagaggaggaggtgagccaGATGCGTCAGGAGGTTGCTAAACAAACAAAGGTGAGAGAAGTCATCCAGAAGAAGTTCCACCAGATGGAAGAACAGAAAGCTGACGTGGACGTGCAGAAGGAGACTCTTAAAGCTCAGATTGCTGGTCTGGAGAAAG ATCTTGAATCGTCCCAAAAACAAGTGGAGGTTGACAAGAAATCCATAGACGAGctgatcagagagagagacatcttAAATAAG AACCTGATCAAAGCTGTGCGATCGACTGAGAAGCAGCAGGACATTGTCAAGCTTCTTGAGCAGGACAAGAAGACGTTGGAGCATGAAATCAGCGGGTACCGTCAGGAAGCCCAGAAACAGCGCAAGATcatccagcagctggaaaaagAACGCGACCGATACATCAACGAAACCAGCAGCCTCATGCAGAAG GTCCAACAGAGGATAAATGATGTTGAAGTCAGAGAGATGGAGATATTTGATTGGAAAAAGAAGGTCACTGAGGCAGAGTGCAAGCTCAAACAGCAAGAAAACCTGCTTGAGTCTGTCGTGACTGAGAGGAACCTCTACAGCAAAAACCTCATTGAGGCTCAG GAAGAGATAGCTGAGATAAGGAGAAAGATGAAGACCATGACCAATCAGGTCACTCGACTCGGAGATGAGATAACTGGGAAGGAGCTGGCCCTGGCCAAAGATCAGCAGGAGTACAAGCGTTTAGAGAAAGACAATGAGACACTAAAG GGGGAACTCCAGGCACTTAACCTGCAGCTGGAAGAAACAAAGCAGTGTGTTGAGAGTCAGAGAACAGAACAGCATAAACTGCAGAAAATAATAGCCGATGCTGACACTGAGCAGGTCCAGCAGAAGAAACAACTGGAACAG GTGAGCAGAGAGCGGGATAACCTGGGCAAACAGCTGCTTCAACGCAACGATGAGCGTGCGCTGCTGTACGAGAAGATCAGGATCCAGCATTCCATTCTGAGCAAAGGGGACTTCCACTACAAGCAGAGGATGGAGGACATCCGCCTGCTCAAGCTGGAGATAAAGAACCTCCGACGCAAGAAGAGCGTCCTGGACAAGAATCTGCCCAACATCGAGGACCTAAG GCAGGAGCTGTTCCacttgcagcagcagctgcaaaaaGAGCGAGCGAGGAACAGTACCCTGGAGGAACAGCTAAAGCCCATAAATATTCACAGATGGAGGCAACTGGAGGTGAAGGAATTTATCCAGGAGTGTCTGTGTGGAAGAATataa
- the LOC114446585 gene encoding cilia- and flagella-associated protein 58-like, with protein sequence MTSPLQGSDPGKYQLILKIQSLQKRLINKTEELAEQELLLQEKEKLYIELKHVLARQPGPEAAEQLQQCQWTLRDRTKKLKVLIAQARVLDSNIIEYRSENDRLSSELSNIKKKYLHQKKLLSEQSTENKVEQRETLPPLNNKHQFMGGGFRMENSVRRQWPL encoded by the exons atgacttcccCTCTGCAGGGCAGTGACCCAGGCAAGTACCAGCTCATCTTGAAGATTCAGTCTTTACAGAAGCGTCTGATCAACAAGACAGAGGAGCTGGCGGAGCAAGAACTACTTTTACAG GAAAAGGAGAAGCTGTATATAGAGTTGAAGCACGTTTTGGCCCGGCAGCCAGGTCCAGAGGCAgccgagcagctgcagcagtgtcagTGGACCCTCAGAGACAGAACCAAGAAGCTCAAG GTGCTGATAGCACAGGCGAGGGTGCTCGACTCCAACATTATTGAATACAGAAGTGAGAATGACAGACTGTCCAGCGAGCTCTCAAATATCAAGAAGAAGTATCTCCATCAGAAAAAGCTGCTCAG TGAGCAGAGCACCGAGAACAaggtggagcagagagaaaccCTGCCACCCCTCAACAACAAACACCAATTCATGGGAGGAGGCTTCAGGATGGAGAACTCTGTGAGAAGACAGTGGCCATTATAA